The following is a genomic window from Manihot esculenta cultivar AM560-2 chromosome 9, M.esculenta_v8, whole genome shotgun sequence.
TTGGATCCCTCTACTTGCAGGCAGAAGTGAGgaaaaaggaggagagagaagcTGCTGAAGCTTTGAAGCGCGAGCAGGAGCTTCGAGAAGCAAAGAGACAGCAGCAAAGGCTTAATTTTCTCATACAGCAAACTGAACTTtacagccatttcatgcaaaataaGCCAAATTCACAGCCCTCTGAAGCTTTGCCTGTGGAAGAGGAGAAATTAGGTGAAGAAGAAATGCTTTTGAGCACTTCTGGAACTGGGCTTGGTGATGAAGAAGACCCTGAGGAGGCTGAATTGAGGAAAGAGGCTCTAAAAGCTGCTCAAGATGCAGTTTCTAAGCAGAAAAAGTTAACAAGTGCTTTTGATACTGAGTGCTCGAAGCTGCGTCAAGCTGCTGATATTGATGCCTCAGTTGCTGGATCCAGCGACATAGATCTCCATAACCCGTACGTTTTCCTTTTATTTGCTTTTacttgtttataaaattaagctgttatataaaaatttcaattcaacTCCTCTGATATGAGTTTAAATAACTTACTATCGCATCTTTTTGCAGCTCCACCATGCCTGTTACATCAACTGTTCAGACACCAGAGTTGTTTAAAGGTAGCCTTAAAGAATATCAACTGAAGGGTCTTCAGTGGCTGGTTAATTGTTATGAGCAGGTTGTAAGGAACTCTTTACATGGTTACCTAATAAATGCATTGTTGGATTCCCTTTATAAAACCTCCTTTTTTTCCCTTCCAGGGTTTAAATGGTATACTTGCTGATGAGATGGGCCTTGGAAAGACTATCCAAGCTATGGCATTCTTGGCTCATTTGGCTGAGGtaaatattatctttattatttaattttatatgcttTTAGTCATATTTACTTGTAATAAGATGAATTGATCGTCTCACTCAGGAGAAAAATATATGGGGGCCATTTCTTGTTGTTGCACCTGCTTCTGTCTTGAATAACTGGGCTGATGAAATTAGTCGTTTTTGCCCCGACTTGAAAACCCTTCCATATTGGGGTGGCATTCATGAGCGAACGATACTACGGAAGAACATCAATCCTAAGCGTCTTTATCGAAGGTGATTTCCTACTGAAACTGTTCTGTGGCTAGCATTCTTCAGTAGCCTGATCATGATTTATGGTTCAGGAAAAGTTCATTTGGAAGTGCTTTATTTATCATAAGGGTAATGCAGAATTAGTCCCTTAGATTTAACAAAATACACAACTTGGTCCtcctttttaaatagaaaacaaGTTAGTTTctgagtttttattttgttaacaaaGTAGTCTTTCTGTAACTTAACCGTCATTTAATCAAAAGTTGAAAAAGTCAATTCCATGATTGGATTGTCACAAATGTTAAAACTACAATGACTAAACTATCCCAAAAAGTGAAATTAAAAGGACTAAGTTATTATTTCCTAGTAGTGAAACTATACGGACTATTTTGTTAATAGAAAGAAACTTAAGGGACTAAATAGTTTTTCATCAAAAAAGTAGGGACGGGGTTGTGGGTTTTGTTTAACCTCAGGACCATATCGTAAATTGCTCTTATCATAATTTTCTGTTCtgtgcataaaaaaaaaaattcaaattggtgattgttaaatttggaccaggtctaactcactccaaaagctagctcaagggggaggagtgtctatggcccatataaggggcacattacctctttccacaaccgatgtaggattcaacactccccctcacgcccagaatttttactggtgcgtggcacatttatggggcgcccaacatcggatgggaggctctgataccatgttgcATTTGGGAAGTGAGGTTATGTCTTTTTGAACAATGAACATAATGATTTtagatcaaataaaaaatggaaCAAATATGCAACGTTAGCACCATTTCTGAAAGCAGTCTAAAAGATATGGAGATCAGCTTTTGACTAATGTATTTCAAATTAGTACTGCCAGTACTCTTTGCTCTTGTTTTGCTTCTTGACCCAGCAATTTGTGATTTTTGTCTGTTTTTATCATGCTTTATTATGATtaataatcataaataatttttcttatgcCAGGGAGGCTGGATTTCACATTCTCATTACCAGCTATCAACTGCTAGTGTCTGATGAGAAGTACTTCCGGCGTGTGAAATGGCAATACATGGTGTTGGATGAAGCCCAGGCTATAAAAAGTTCCAGCAGGTTCTAATTCTAACTTTAAATTGctgatttattaaattttttcctatttatttttcacttGTAAGTTGTAGCTGAAAAACTCTGTAATGAATATGTCTTTCACTTAAATATTATCACTATCAATTGGTTACTTTTTAATTCCTGTATCCTCTCATATGAACCAATTGATTACTTTTGGCAGTATAAGATGGAAGACATTGCTCAGTTTTAATTGTCGTAACCGCTTGCTTCTTACTGGTACACCAATCCAAAATAACATGGCTGAGCTGTGGGCCCTTCTACATTTTATCATGCCAACATTATTTGATAGCCATGAACAGTTCAATGAGTGGTTTTCCAAAGGGTAAGTGTCCCTCATCGAGATATGTGCTTATTCTGAAATATTATGAATCTCAAAGTAACCTTTTGTCTTGTGTCGTCAGAATTGAAAATCATGCAGAGCATGGGGGTACTTTGAATGAGCATCAGCTTAATCGGTTGGTGAGTATACTTAAACACTGATTTTAAAACGTTTTTAATAAATGTTGTAATTCTTTAATTTAGGATGTCAAGCTATAAGAATGTACCAGATAAAACTTAGATACTAAATCTTGAATGATTTACTGTTTTAAGTGTGGATTTGTGCTAAGATAAGTATTGACATTGGGAAGCCAGGCAACACTATCACATTAATCAAAGTAAGGAGATTAAGTAATGTTATTTTCTGTCAGtcactaaattaaataaatcagcTTGTGAATTCTACTATTATGTGTGTTATTTCTTCATTGGTCAATGTGTTAAATGGGTTCAGCTGTGtcctatatatattatttataaggaTTTGGTTAGTTGTTTGGATTACCTAAGATTTCCTCCGGTAGATTGGACTATTGGATTTGGAGTATGGTTTGTTCACTCTCATAATGAATGAGAACCAAGTGGTATTGTATTGATTCTAGAAGTGTTGTACTGATGAGAAGCAAAAGCATTTAAGCTCTGACCAAGTGGTCATGAGACCTAAGTCTTTGATATTTCattaatgattaatttaataaaagagCATTTGGCTGGTGACAAGAAAAGATGATTGATTGACTCGTATTTACCTGGCCCATTTTTAAAGATGTTTTAGGTTTAAAGAAGCagaattttaatgaattttaactCTATTCTTAAACAGATTAAAGTAGTTCATTTGGTCAAAACTCAAAATATTTCCTTTAAGTTTCTGTTTACCAATGTTGAAACCAGATGGTATTTGTTGGCCAGCTGGTATGTTAAGGAGATGGCAGAGAGTACATGTGATTAAATTTGTTATTGCAACTGTCCTTTGTCAAGATGTTCCTTACATACTAATTGCGATTTATTAGCTATCATCTAAATCTTTTACATTTGCTGACTAGAAGGATTTAGCCACTCAATGAATGCATTTcacctaattttattttttaacataagAATAAATACACTAATTAGCATCTACTGGATTTTTTGTCTATCCCTGTACTTTTCTGAACTTATACTGGCACCTTTACCTTTGGGATCTGAGTCTTTGGTTTTCTTTGCTTTGACAGCATGCAATTTTGAAGCCTTTTATGCTACGAAGAGTAAAGAAAGATGTGATTTCAGAGCTGACCAAGAAAAAGGAGGTTACTGTACACTGCAAGTTAAGCTCTCGCCAGCAAGCTTTCTATCAAGCTATCAAGAACAAGATATCTCTCGCTGAGTTGTTTGACGGCAATCGTGGACATCTTAACGAGAAGAAAATTATGAATCTAATGAATATAGTCATTCAGTTGAGAAAGgtagtttatatttttaatggatgTTCTTGCACTTTACATCTTTCCACTGATGATCTGGACTACTGTATAATTATGTTAAATATAAGTCTAGTGATTTATGTACATGTTACATTAATGTTAATGTTttcctatattttttttttgggtagGTCTGTAATCATCCAGAGTTGTTTGAAAGGAATGAGGGAAGCACCTATCTCTATTTTGGAGAGATACCAAATTCTCTTCTTCCCCCTCCCTTTGGGGAGTTGGAAGATATACACTATCCTGGATGTCAAAATCCTATTACATACAAGGTATTTTCTTGAGTTGTTCTCTTTGTACTTAAATAGATGTTCTATTTTGCAAATGCACTGTATTAAAAAGCTTTCCATTTTCACTAGTGTCGTAGTTTATTTAGGCACATAATTctgtagttttatttttatgctgACAATGTTTCTACCCCAGATGGCGAAACTAATGCACAGGGAGGCAAGCTCTGGAGCACATTGTTCAGCAGCTAGGCATGGTGTTTCCAGAGAATTTTTTCAGAAGCATTTTAACATGTTCTCCCCAGAGAATATCCATCGGTCTATATTCACGCAAGAGAATAACTCCAATAGCTTGCTTGTTGAGAGTGGGACATTTGGTTTTACGCATttgatggatttgtcaccagcaGAGGTTGCATTTTTGGCAACTGGGTCATTTATGGAGAGGCTATTGTTTTCTATTTTGAGATGGGACCGGCAATTTTTGGATGGAATCTTGGACTTTCTAATGGAAGAGATAGTATGTGATCCTCACTATCATGACCTTGATAGGGGGAAAGTAAGAGCTGTTACTCGAATGTTATTGATGCCATCTAGATCTGAGACAAATGTTCTAAGAAGAAGATTTGCGACAGGACCTGGTGATAGTCCATTTGAAGCTTTAGTCACCTCATATCCGGACAGGCTTCTGTCCAACATCAAGCTTCTTCATTCGACATACACATTCATCCCACGTGCTAGGGCTCCGCCGGTATCTGGAATTCTTAAATCATACCGCTTCTTTATCATTGAGGAATACTTGTTTGGTTAAATGAAAGTTTACTGATCCAATTTTTCTTCATTATAGATTTGCTCCCAATGCTCAGATCGGAATTTTGCTTACAAAATGAATGAAGAGCTGCATCAACCCTGGGTTAAGAGGTTGTTAATTGGTTTTGCCCGTACATCTGAGTTTAATGGACCCAGAAAGCCAGATGGTCCTCACCCTCTAGTTCAAGAGATTGATTCTGAATTGCCTGTTTCACAACCTGCTCTTCAGTTGACGTACAAGATATTTGGGTCTTCTCCTCCCATGCAAAGCTTTGACCCAGCAAAGTTGCTCACAGTATGAATATCTTTGTTTCTTTTGCATCCCTTATCCTCTGTTTGGGAGAGGAAAGAAAGTAGAGGGAGAGGCAAAATGGGTTGCGACATGATAAGAAACTAATTTATGGGCCACTTACCCCATATTTCTTCTCCCCtcactttctctctctcccAAACAAAGCCATAATTTTCACTTTACACACTTGAACACTTGTATTTAGGTTCTGTTTATTTTCTAAACAGGACTCTGGGAAGCTTCAAACACTTGATATATTATTGAAACGCTTGCGAGTTGAGAACCACCGGGTTCTATTGTTTGCACAAATGACGAAAATGCTGAATATTCTTGAGGTACTTTTTCCTCATTACCTTGAGAACATCATAAAATGTATGCCGACATTAGTTGAAGGAAAAAGGGGTATGGTATGTACTTGTCTGATTAATTTGCTTGCTTTTGCTATTTTTGGAAGCAAAATGCAAAATGCAGTTTTGGTTAGATGGAAAAAGGCAACATTTTTTATTGGGGTAAATTACCAAAAGCCCTACAATGTCCTTGTTTCAAAATTAGTTATTTAGCTCCTTGTTGAAAATTCTGTTATTAGGTCAAAAATATCATCATAGAAGTTCTCTAAAATTATGCCATACCCTAgttctcattttttttctctcttctccatGGGTTCTTCCCTCTTTAACACATGCCATTTTCATGTTCTCTTCTCTCCCTCCATTGTTAATCACTAGCTGCTTTTTTGTTGCTGCTACACATTAATGCATTTGCCATGgggatctttttttttttttatggtctTCAATCACCATGGAGATAAGGAGAGAGCTTTGGAGCATTTCCTGGAGCTTCTTTTATGAGGATAGGTTCCTGCTCTATCTTAGTGTGGGGTCTTGGGATTTGAACAGGTTGAAATGACATAtgttgttgctttgttgttccAGCTATGGTCATTCGTGTTGCAACAGTAGATCTAAATAATTGGGTGAAAGTGAAACTACTTGTATAGATGATAGGCATGTGGAATCAAGGCAATCTTGGACTCATATTTGCCTGATGCCAAGAGGAAACATGGATTCTCCCAACTTTTGTGTAGTTCTAGTTATTTtctattagtttatttttatgaattttattagTTCTTTAAAAACAGTTACTGATATGCAAACTAGAAATAAAGTTAATACCCCCTAAATATTAAGAagatagttactcatttataaaaatattttttattttattttttgtattactTATAATAAAATACGTGTTTTAGTTGCAACATTTAAGATgtaaagtatttttaatattttatataaaattaaaaaattccaTTGTGTGACCTAATGAATGTTAAAAGTTTGATTTTGAAAGTAaaattaaacttattatttGCGCTAATATGTGTAAcagttaattaatatatatttgattAATTTCTTAGACCTACTAGTTGAAACAGCAGCCGTCGACCTGGTTCCTCATCTTAGTCAAGCTCTGATAGTGACGTTGGGACCTTTAGGTTCCCAAGGCCTTTGTGCCTCTGCTAAAAAATCATTGGCTATTTTCCTATTAGTAGAATTTGCTttctcaaatatatatatatatatatatatatatgtgcgtTTTAAGCAGCAAAAAGTGAGACATCTCTTGAAAAAAATTGACTGGAGAAGAGaagtatgatttttttttttaatcaaggcATGGTTGAATGTATTAATTGTGACAgcaatatttattttagttctTGGTCATTTTCTGTGGAAAGCTTATTTGTTGCTAACTCATTACAATTGCAGGACTACATGAATTATAGGAAATATAGATATCTCCGACTTGATGGATCCTCCACCATTATGGATCGAAGGGACATGGTCAGAGACTTCCAGCATAGGTAGTGATTTGTTTGATATGTAATGATTGTTTTGTACAGTTGGTGTCTTGTTCTTAGCAACTCATTTTGAAATTACTTGAGAtgattcttctttcttttgggtTGCAGGAGTGACATATTTGTGTTCTTACTGAGCACCAGAGCTGGTGGACTGGGTATCAATTTGACTGCAGCTGATACAGTCATTTTTTATGAAAGTGATTGGAACCCAACGTTAGATTTGCAGGCTATGGATAGAGCTCACCGTCTGGGTCAGACAAAGGATGTTAGTTCCCTCTGATCTTTATCTACTTTTCAAAGTCTACATTGCCACATTTTCAAAACCTTTGTGTGATCACTTGCTTATTTACATGGCATCCATTTGCTCAAATGTCTgcttatgcatgtgcatgtgcaTCACAAAACAATTTCTTAGTTACTGTCAAATGTAAACACAACACACAGCTTTGTGATCTGAGATGCTATTAGATTCAGTGAGTGAAGCACTCTTGGTAATGTAGGTTACTGTCTACCGTCTCATTTGTAAAGAAACTGTTGAGGAGAAGATTCTACAAAGAGCAAGCCAGAAGAATACTGTCCAACAGCTTGTCATGACAGGTGGCCATGTTCAGGGTGATCTTTTGGCGCCTGAGGATGTTGTCTCACTACTTTTGGATGATGCCCAGTTGGAGCAGAAGTTGAGAGAAATTCCAACTCAGGTGGGAAAGATCTGGTTTTATCTTAATTTTCCTTTTCCATCAATTGCTGTTTTCTATTACTGTACAACAACCCATTTGGCCCCCTTTTTCTACCTGTGAATTTCTAGTATTGATGGGAAAGTAAAGAGAGGTAAATGTTAGAGCTTAAAAGCGAGAAAAGAAGCCTTAAAGTTGCTCACAAAATATGTATGCCTTTTCTGCTGTTAACTGTTTGTCAGGCCAAAGATAGACAAAAGAAAAAGCCAACAAAGGCGATAAGGCTTGATGCAGAAGGAGATGCGACTTTGGAAGATTTGACGGAAAATGATGCCCAGGGTGGTGGGCATGAGCATTCTCAGGATGCAGAGAAAGCAAAATCCTGTAACAAAAAGGTATTTCATTTAATACTTGTTTTCTGGTGTAGttattttttctcctttttcaaATGACGCAATTTGCTGTTATACAAAAAGCTTTGCAAGAAGTAAAAGTCATTTGAAACTTGACCAgaaccaaaaaaataaagaaagcaaCTAATAGCCTAGAGAAAAATGATAGAGTTGACCAATGCAAACCGAACATGCTGGCTTGACTTAAAAATAGTGTTAAAATCCACTATACCTACATTAACCCAAAATGATCTGAAAACTTTAGGTTTCCTTGTGTAACCCAAGATTatccaaaataatttattttagattaaaaattctaaaaactcggaattatgatatatatatatatatatatatatatatatatatatattgaaaaaagaTCTTAATGATTGCAAAAAAGTATCCaagaatattttgaaaaaattatcaaaataagcCAAATGATTTGAAATGAACTCTAAAAAATTGGCTTATTGAAAGTGGCATATGAAATGACCTGGACCTAAACCCACTTTGACGTGGCCCATTTTCTACTTTTATGAGTCAAATTGAGTAATTGTGCAAGGAAGGATGATCCAAAATTCAACACAAGATTTACTTGCAAAGCTGCCCAGAGATTCTTACTTCTAAACTTTGCAATTTTGTTTTCCCAGCAATATTGACATGTATCATCTGCTAACTGGCTTTGGTAGCAAGGTCACAGGTTTGGATAGATTGGACTTGGGGAATTAGAGTAGGCATGACTATCATGGGGCCTTGAACTGGGTTTTTGTCTCTGATCATGGGATGGGA
Proteins encoded in this region:
- the LOC110623652 gene encoding chromatin-remodeling ATPase INO80 isoform X2 — protein: MDHRRQAKDSLSYSNLFNLESLMNFKVPQPDDDFDYYGNSSQDESRGSQGGAMANYGNGTISDRDLSLGKKKKRSNTSDGEEGDGYYGAHITEERYRSMLGEHIQKYKRRFKDSSLSPAPAPLRMGILPKSSMGSSKPRKLGNEQRGGLYDMETTSEWLSDVTPQKRGGISYEPAYLDIGEGISYRIPPSYDKLAASLNLPSFSDIRVEEFYLKGTLDLGSLAEMMSNDKRFGPRSRAGMGEPRSQYESLQARLKAMAASNSGQKFSLKISDAVLNSSIPEGAAGNIQRSILSEGGVLQVYYVKVLEKGDTYEIIERSLPKKPKVKKDPAVIEREEMEKIGKVWVNIVRRDIPKHHRSFTNLNRKHLIDAKRFSETCQREVKLKVSRSLKLMRGAAIRTRKLARDMLLFWKRVDKEMAEVRKKEEREAAEALKREQELREAKRQQQRLNFLIQQTELYSHFMQNKPNSQPSEALPVEEEKLGEEEMLLSTSGTGLGDEEDPEEAELRKEALKAAQDAVSKQKKLTSAFDTECSKLRQAADIDASVAGSSDIDLHNPSTMPVTSTVQTPELFKGSLKEYQLKGLQWLVNCYEQGLNGILADEMGLGKTIQAMAFLAHLAEEKNIWGPFLVVAPASVLNNWADEISRFCPDLKTLPYWGGIHERTILRKNINPKRLYRREAGFHILITSYQLLVSDEKYFRRVKWQYMVLDEAQAIKSSSSIRWKTLLSFNCRNRLLLTGTPIQNNMAELWALLHFIMPTLFDSHEQFNEWFSKGIENHAEHGGTLNEHQLNRLHAILKPFMLRRVKKDVISELTKKKEVTVHCKLSSRQQAFYQAIKNKISLAELFDGNRGHLNEKKIMNLMNIVIQLRKVCNHPELFERNEGSTYLYFGEIPNSLLPPPFGELEDIHYPGCQNPITYKMAKLMHREASSGAHCSAARHGVSREFFQKHFNMFSPENIHRSIFTQENNSNSLLVESGTFGFTHLMDLSPAEVAFLATGSFMERLLFSILRWDRQFLDGILDFLMEEIVCDPHYHDLDRGKVRAVTRMLLMPSRSETNVLRRRFATGPGDSPFEALVTSYPDRLLSNIKLLHSTYTFIPRARAPPICSQCSDRNFAYKMNEELHQPWVKRLLIGFARTSEFNGPRKPDGPHPLVQEIDSELPVSQPALQLTYKIFGSSPPMQSFDPAKLLTDSGKLQTLDILLKRLRVENHRVLLFAQMTKMLNILEDYMNYRKYRYLRLDGSSTIMDRRDMVRDFQHRSDIFVFLLSTRAGGLGINLTAADTVIFYESDWNPTLDLQAMDRAHRLGQTKDVTVYRLICKETVEEKILQRASQKNTVQQLVMTGGHVQGDLLAPEDVVSLLLDDAQLEQKLREIPTQAKDRQKKKPTKAIRLDAEGDATLEDLTENDAQGGGHEHSQDAEKAKSCNKKRKVASEKQTLPKPRNSQKMNEQNTTLMDYELDDPLPNADPQSQRPKRLKRPKKSVNENLEPAFTVTPIVDSAQVQYPPVNEFGSTHANT
- the LOC110623652 gene encoding chromatin-remodeling ATPase INO80 isoform X1; this translates as MDHRRQAKDSLSYSNLFNLESLMNFKVPQPDDDFDYYGNSSQDESRGSQGGAMANYGNGTISDRDLSLGKKKKRSNTSDGEEGDGYYGAHITEERYRSMLGEHIQKYKRRFKDSSLSPAPAPLRMGILPKSSMGSSKPRKLGNEQRGGLYDMETTSEWLSDVTPQKRGGYVEPDYIPKISYEPAYLDIGEGISYRIPPSYDKLAASLNLPSFSDIRVEEFYLKGTLDLGSLAEMMSNDKRFGPRSRAGMGEPRSQYESLQARLKAMAASNSGQKFSLKISDAVLNSSIPEGAAGNIQRSILSEGGVLQVYYVKVLEKGDTYEIIERSLPKKPKVKKDPAVIEREEMEKIGKVWVNIVRRDIPKHHRSFTNLNRKHLIDAKRFSETCQREVKLKVSRSLKLMRGAAIRTRKLARDMLLFWKRVDKEMAEVRKKEEREAAEALKREQELREAKRQQQRLNFLIQQTELYSHFMQNKPNSQPSEALPVEEEKLGEEEMLLSTSGTGLGDEEDPEEAELRKEALKAAQDAVSKQKKLTSAFDTECSKLRQAADIDASVAGSSDIDLHNPSTMPVTSTVQTPELFKGSLKEYQLKGLQWLVNCYEQGLNGILADEMGLGKTIQAMAFLAHLAEEKNIWGPFLVVAPASVLNNWADEISRFCPDLKTLPYWGGIHERTILRKNINPKRLYRREAGFHILITSYQLLVSDEKYFRRVKWQYMVLDEAQAIKSSSSIRWKTLLSFNCRNRLLLTGTPIQNNMAELWALLHFIMPTLFDSHEQFNEWFSKGIENHAEHGGTLNEHQLNRLHAILKPFMLRRVKKDVISELTKKKEVTVHCKLSSRQQAFYQAIKNKISLAELFDGNRGHLNEKKIMNLMNIVIQLRKVCNHPELFERNEGSTYLYFGEIPNSLLPPPFGELEDIHYPGCQNPITYKMAKLMHREASSGAHCSAARHGVSREFFQKHFNMFSPENIHRSIFTQENNSNSLLVESGTFGFTHLMDLSPAEVAFLATGSFMERLLFSILRWDRQFLDGILDFLMEEIVCDPHYHDLDRGKVRAVTRMLLMPSRSETNVLRRRFATGPGDSPFEALVTSYPDRLLSNIKLLHSTYTFIPRARAPPICSQCSDRNFAYKMNEELHQPWVKRLLIGFARTSEFNGPRKPDGPHPLVQEIDSELPVSQPALQLTYKIFGSSPPMQSFDPAKLLTDSGKLQTLDILLKRLRVENHRVLLFAQMTKMLNILEDYMNYRKYRYLRLDGSSTIMDRRDMVRDFQHRSDIFVFLLSTRAGGLGINLTAADTVIFYESDWNPTLDLQAMDRAHRLGQTKDVTVYRLICKETVEEKILQRASQKNTVQQLVMTGGHVQGDLLAPEDVVSLLLDDAQLEQKLREIPTQAKDRQKKKPTKAIRLDAEGDATLEDLTENDAQGGGHEHSQDAEKAKSCNKKRKVASEKQTLPKPRNSQKMNEQNTTLMDYELDDPLPNADPQSQRPKRLKRPKKSVNENLEPAFTVTPIVDSAQVQYPPVNEFGSTHANT